The DNA window CGATCCCGGTCCGGCCACCGATCATCCCGATCGCATGGCCATCCTCGAGATCACCGAGCATGTCAGACGCACGATCCAAACAGAGATCGATCGCATCCTGTCCACACGAATCACCATCTTCTAGACTGCTTGCAACAGTTAGCAGTTATGCCTATACTGTTAGCCATGAGCAAAGGACCAAAGGAAGAGCGCCGGGGTGTCGATCTTGGTGCGTTCATACGTCAGCAGCGCGAACGGGCGAATATCTCGCTCCGCAAGCTGGCCGATCGCGCCGGAATCTCGAACCCCTATCTCAGCCAGATCGAACGCGGGCTGCGCAAGCCGTCCGCGGAGATCCTCAAGTCGATCGCTCGCGGGCTGTCGATCCAGGCCGAGTCGCTCTACCAACGGGCCGGTCTACTCGACGAGGGCTTCCATCCACCGTCGGTGGTCGAAGCCGTCGAGGCGGACCTTCAATTGAACCAGCGACAAAAGCGTGTACTCCTGGACATCTACCGAACCTACGTCCAGGAAGAGGAGGAACCATCATGATCATCGAGACATCCAAGAAGGTGCTCTATGCGGCAGTCGG is part of the Actinomycetota bacterium genome and encodes:
- a CDS encoding helix-turn-helix transcriptional regulator, whose translation is MSKGPKEERRGVDLGAFIRQQRERANISLRKLADRAGISNPYLSQIERGLRKPSAEILKSIARGLSIQAESLYQRAGLLDEGFHPPSVVEAVEADLQLNQRQKRVLLDIYRTYVQEEEEPS